The DNA segment ATCGGCAGCAACTCGCCGTCGATGACGCATTTGGTGCCGTGGCGCGCCTTGGGGAAATGCAGGTTGACGGCGGTGGCGCTCATTTCGGTGATCAGGGTGCTCTCGCGGAATTTTCCCCGCAGGATGTCGAAGGTCAACTTCGCCACACCCGACGGTTTCAGCGGAGGCGTGGTGTAGAAGCCCAGATGGCCGCCGGTGACGTCATCGGCATGCATCAGCGCGTTTGGACCGAAATGATTGTTGGACACTGAAATTGCCGAAACTTCGCGCCGCTCGCGCACACCATCGACGTCGAACTCGATCTCGAACTGCGGCGGATTGAACATCACGCCGACTGCAGCGCGGGTGCTGGCGCGGATTTTTCCCAGTCTCGAGGCAAAGCTGTAGGATTCGCGGTAGCGCACCATGCGGGCGTGCAGCCCCATGGAAAATTGATGCACGAAGGCCCGGCCATCGGCACTGCCGATATCCGCATCGACGATCTTGCCGTCGGCCAGGACATCCAGCACCTTCCAGATATCCAGCGGCAGTTTCAGCGCGCGGGCAAAAAGATTCATCGTTCCCGCTGGAACGACGCCGAGCGGCATGCCGTTCTTCCAGGCAACGGCCGCTGCCGCTGAAATCGTGCCATCGCCACCACCGGCCAGCATTGCATCCAGATCATCGCGGCGGGCGGTTTTTTCGAGAATCTCGGCCATTCCATCGCCGGACGCAACGGTGATTTCGATCTCATGCCCGGCTGAGCGAAAGACCTCCTCGGCCTTTTGGCTATAGGCGTCCATATCGGTTGTCCGGAATGTCCCGCCATCGCGATTGAATATGGCCTTGATCTTCATGCGTGCTCCTTGCAGCTCGTTGCGCTACATATGGCGCGGCATGAGGCGTTTTTCAGCCGGTGTCGGCTTAATCCTGCATGTTTATTATTTGCAGCGCACAAGGGGCATGATGCGCCAGCGTTATACTGCCAGCGGCGGCAGGATATGTTCGTCGCCCCACAGCTTCATTGCCATGATCACCGGCTCCAGGCTGCGGCCGCGCGGGGTCAGGCAATAATCGACCCTTGGCGGCACGACGGCAAACACCGTGCGCTCGACCAGCCCGTCGGCCTCCAGCTCGCGCAGCTGCTTGGTTAGCATGCGCTGGGTGACGCTCGCCAGGCGGCGGCGGATTTCGTTGAAGCGCATCGTGCCATCCAGCAGGTGATAGAGGATGACGCCCTTCCATTTTCCGTCGATCAGATGCAGCACGCCCTCGACCGGACAGCCGGGAGAACAGGTCAGGAGCTTGTGGCGAACACGCGGCATTTCACGGTATCCTTTTGGGTACTATATACACTTGTTGTGCATTCTTGCGCTTATGAACCATAATGCGCATTTAGCTTCTGTTCAAACATGAAGGAGCCCACCATGCGCGCCATTGCCTACAAGATCCCCCAGCCCATTTCCGCAGAGACCTCGCTGATCGATGTGGACCTGCCCGAACCTGCGCCGGAAGGCCGCGACATCCTGGTCGAGGTCAAGGCGATCTCGGTCAACCCTGTTGACGTCAAAATTCGCGCCAATGCCAAGCCGGAACCGGATCAGTTGAAAGTGCTGGGATGGGACGCAGCGGGGATCGTCAAGGCTGTCGGCCCGGGCGTCAAGCTGCTCCAGCCGGGCGATGCTGTATTCTATGCAGGCGCCATCGACCGGCCGGGCGCAAACTCGGAATTTCACCTGGTCGATGAGCGCATCGTTGGCAAGAAGCCGGAAACGCTGGACTTTCCGGCAGCCGCCGCCCTTCCCCTGACCTCGCTCACCGCCTGGGAGGCACTGTTTGACCGGCTGAAGGTCAACGATCCCGTTCCGGGTGCCGCCAATGCGATCCTGATCATTGGCGGCGCCGGCGGCGTCGGCTCGATCGCCATCCAGCTCGCCCGGACGCTGACCAATCTCACGGTGATCGCCACCGCGTCGCGCCCGGAAACGCAGAAATGGGCCTATGATCTCGGCGCCCACCATGTGCTGGATCATTCCAAGCCGCTCGCGCATCAGATCGACCAGCTGGCGCTCGGTGCTCCAGCCTTCGTCTTTTCAACCACCAACACCACGGATCATCTGGAAGACATCATCCAGTTGATCGCGCCGCAGGGGCGATTCGGGCTGATCGACGATCCGAAAGTGCTGGATGTGATGCCGTTCAAGCGCAAGGCCGTGTCCATCCACTGGGAGCTGATGTTTACCCGCTCGCTGTTCAAGACCAAGGACATGGAAGAGCAGAACCGGATTTTGACCGAAATCGCGCGCCTGGTCGATACCGGAAAGATCCGCTCGACGCTGACGGAAACGCTGGGGGTGATCAACGCCGCAAACTTGAAAAAGGCGCATGCGCTGATCGAAACCGGCCGCACCAAGGGCAAGCTCGTGCTTGCGGGTTTCTAACGGCCTATCCTCAAAACCCGGTTTTGCTGCAGTTCCTTCGGGAACGCCGCACGCACCGCGCTCGCCATAAACAAAAGGCAGCGCGGTGGCCATCTCCCAAACAGGTGATGCCGCGCTGCCCTGACACCCACCTCTCCCAAAGGGGCCGGGTGCGGGGCTTGCCTCATCCCTGTCTTTGGAGAGAAATATGCCTACGCTTATTGAACCCCTCATCGCCTCCCGCTGGTTCGGCTATCTGGCGCGGACCGCCCTCACCTTCATGTTCTGGGCCAGCGGCCTTGCCAAGCTCATCGACTTCAAGGCCGGCGTCGCCGAAATGGCCTTCTTCGGGCTCGAACCGGCACCGCTTGTCACCATGGCTGTCATCGTCACCCAGCTTGGGGGATCGGCGCTCGTCATCGCCAACCGTTGGACCTGGCTTGGCGCCGGCGCGCTGGCCGTCTTTACCGCGCTCACCATTCCCATTGCTCATACATTCTGGACCATGCAGGAGCCGATGAAGACGCTCGAATTCTATGTGGTGATGGAACATATCACCGTCATCGGAGCCCTGATGGTTGCCGCCTGGAAATCCGCCCCGGCGCGCGAACCCGCCGGCACCCGCACAGGCCTTGCCGGGATCAGCTCGTAGCGCCCGAAGCGGCCAAAGCAAAAACCCGCCGGGCATGGTTCCGGCGGGTCAGGCTGCTCAAAGATATTGTTTTCTCACTCGGCCGGCCTATCAGGCTTGCAGGACCACTACCCGGCCGCCGACGGTGGCGCGCTCGTAGAGATCGACGACATCGTGGTTGAGCATGCGCACGCAGCCGCTCGACATCGCCTGGCCGATCGACCAGGGCTGCGTCGTGCCGTGGATGCGGAACATCGTGTCGTTGCCGCCCTGATAGAGGTAGATGGCGCGGGCACCGAGCGGGTTGTTCGGGCCGCCGGGAACGCCGCCGGCATATTTCCGGTTCTTGGCCGGATCGCGGCGGATCATGTTGTCGGTCGGCGTCCAGGTCGGCCATTCCGCTTTGCGGCCGATATAGGCCGAGCCCGCCAGCGCATAGCCGTTGCGGCCGACGCCGATGCCGTAGCGCAGCGCCTGGCCGTCGCCAAGAATGTAATAGAGCCGCCGCGCCGGGGTATCGACGACGATCGTGCCAGCATCATGTTTCGTGGCATAGGCCACCTGCTGGCGGCGCAGTTCCGGCTTGATCTTGTCCAGCGGCATGGCCGGCACCGGAAACTTTTCATCCGGAATGGCGGCATAGTTGGCGACGTGGTTCGGTCCGTTGGTGGCGCACCCGGCAAGTAGAGCAGAAAAGCCGAGCAGCAGGCCACGGCGGGAGATCGACATCGTGTGTTTCCTTAACATCCGGTTGAGGCAACCGAAAATAGGGAAAACATGGTTAATGCCCGGTTAAGTCCGATGAAATTGTGCGCAATATAAAAGGGCGGCGAACGCGCGTCCGCCGCCCTTCATGCATTCGCCCCATCACATATTCGGATAGACCGGCCCCTCGCCGCCCTGCGGCGGCACCCAGTTGATGTTCTGGTTGGGGTCCTTGATGTCGCAGGTCTTGCAGTGGACGCAGTTCTGGGCGTTGATGACGAAGACATCCTCGCCGTCCTTTTCCACCCATTCGTAGACTCCAGCCGGACAGTAGCGGGTCGATGGACCGGCATAGACGTCGAGTTCGGAGGATTTCTGCAGGGCCATGTCCTTGACCTTCAGATGCACCGGCTCGTTTTCCTCGTGATTGGTGTTCGACAAAAACACCGAGGAAAGACGGTCGAAGGTGAGCATGCCATCCGGACGCGGATAGGCAATCGGCTTGTGCATCGACGCTGGCTCCAGCGCCTGCGCGTCGGTCTTGCCGTGTTTCAGCGTGCCGAAGAAGGAGAAGCCGAACAGCTGGTTGGTCCACATGTCGAGACCCCCGAGCGCGACGCCGGCCACTGTCCCGAGCTTCGACCAAAGGGGCTTCACATTGCGCACCCGCTTCAGGTCCTGGCCGATGGCGCTGTCGCGCCAGCCGTTCTCGATCTCGATCACCTCGTCATGGGCGCGGCCTGCGGCCATCGCATCGGCGAGCTTTTCGGCGGCGAGCATGCCAGAGAGCACCGCGTTGTGGCTACCCTTGATGCGCGGCACGTTGACGAAGCCGGCCGAACAGCCGATCAGCGCGCCGCCCGGGAAGGTCAGTTTCGGCACGGACTGGTAGCCCCCCTCAGTGATGGCGCGGGCGCCATAGGTCAGCCGCTTGCCGCCCTCGAAGGTTCCACGGATCGCCGGATGCGTCTTGAAGCGCTGGAATTCCTCGAACGGGTAGAGATAAGGGTTCTTGTAGTTCAGATGCACGACGAAGCCGACGGCAACCAGATTGTCTTCCAGATGATAGAGGAACGAACCGCCGCCGGTCTTCATGCCAAGCGGCCAGCCGAACGAATGCTGTACCAGGCCCTGTTTGTGGTTCTCAGGCTTGACCTGCCAGAGTTCCTTGATGCCAAGGCCGAATTTTTGCGGCTCGCGGTCTTTCGACAGGTCGAATTTCGAAATCAGCTGCTTGGCGAGCGAGCCGCGCACGCCCTCGCCGATCAGCGTGTATTTTCCAAGAAGCTCCATGCCGCGGGCAAAGTTCGGACCCGGTTCGCCGTTCTTCTCGACGCCCATATCGCCGGTGGCGACACCGATGACGGCGCCTTGCTCGTTGTAAAGCACTTCGGTTGCGGCAAAGCCCGGATAGATCTCGACGCCCAGCGCCTCGGCCTTTTCGGCCAGCCACCGACAGACGAGGCCGAGCGAGACGATGTAATTGCCGTGATTGTTCATCAAAGGCGGCATGGCGAAATTCGGCAGGCGGATCGAGCCTGCAGGGCCGAGCAGCAGGAACTGGTCGTCCTTGACCTCGGTTTTGAAGGGATGCCCCTCCTCCGCGCGCCAGCCCGGCAAGAGCCGGTCGATGCCAATCGGATCGACCACCGCACCCGACAGGATATGCGCACCGACCTCGGCACCCTTTTCCAGGACGACGACGGAGAGGTCCGGATTGACCTGTTTTAGCCGGATCGCCGCAGCCAGACCGGCCGGGCCGGCGCCGACGATCACCACGTCGAATTCCATGCTTTCGCGCTCGGGCAGCTCCATCGTCTCGGTCATCTCAGCATCTCCAGTCTCGCCCGGCTATTTTGCACGGTTTTGTTCCCAATTCTTGACCTCCGTCATGGCAAATACCGCCGGACTTGTCGAGCCAGTCTGCGACGGCAGCCAAGCGCATTTGCGCATGAGGTCATGCGATGGGAATACAATATATGACGTGAACGTAAACGTCAAAATTCGAATGACGGTGTTTGCCGTCATCCCGTCCCTCCTGCCTTGCTTTGGCCTTTCACCCATGCGAAGAGGCGCCCTCCAAATAACCAAGCCCTCCGCCATCAAACGCATCCGGCAGCCCGCAAGGCATTGCGAGGCTATGCGTGCGCCGGCGAGGCGAACTCTGCCCGGTTGCTGGCGGACCTCAGACGGAGACTTTCATGGCCAAGGCACTCGGCTTCGATTTCGGCACGACCAATTCGGTGCTTGCCGCCTCCAAGGGCGAGACGACGCAGTCGCTGAGCTTTTCCAGCCGCGCCGGCACCACCGATTCGATGCGGACGGCCCTCTCCTTCATGAAACATGCGCAGCTCGGCGCTGCCGCCGTGTCGATCGAGGCAGGCCAGGCGGCGATCCAGCAGTTCATCGACAATCCCGGCGAGGCGCGCTTCCTGCAGTCGATCAAAACCTTTGCCGCAAGCCCGCTGTTTCAGGGCACGCTGATCTTTGCCCGGCGCAACAGCTTTGAAGACCTGATGCGCGCTTTTTTGACCCGCATTGCCGATTATGCCGGCGATGGCTGGCACCAGGACTACAAGCGCATCGTCGTCGGCCGTCCCGTCCGGTTTGCCGGCGCCAGCCCGGATGAGGCCTTGGCACTGGAGCGTTACGGCCGGGCACTTTCCACCTTCGATTTCCCCGAAGTCCATTATGTCTACGAGCCGGTGGCGGCGGCCTTTTACTTTGCCCAAAACCTGAAGAAGGACGCGACCGTGCTGGTAGCCGATTTCGGCGGCGGCACCACCGACTATTCGATCATCCGCTTCGAAAGCCATGCCGGCAAGCTGACCGCCGTGCCCGTCGGTCACTCCGGCGTGGGCGTCGCCGGCGATCATTTCGACTTCCGCATCATCGACACCGTGGTTTCGCCGCTGATCGGCAAGGGCAGCCAGTTCAAGAGTTTCGACAAGCTGCTCGACGTGCCCTCCAGCTACTACGCCAATTTCGGCCGCTGGAACCAGCTGTCGATCTTCAAGACGCTGAAGGACTTTACCGACCTGAAACAGCTGGTGCGTTCGGCGGTGGAGCCGGAAAAGCTCGAAGCGTTCGTGGATCTGGTCGATCACGACGAAGGCTATCCGCTCTACCAGGCGGTTTCGGCCACCAAGATGCGTCTGTCGCATGCCGAAGAGACCGAATTCTACTTCCAGCCGCTGGGCGAAAAGAGCCGGCAGACGGTGCGCCGCAGCGACTTCGAAAGCTGGATCGCCCCGGATCTCGCCCGTATCGAGGAAGCGCTGGACGAGGTGCTGGTCACCACCAACACGCCGGTGGATGGCATCGACAAGGTGTTCCTTACCGGCGGCACCTCCTTCGTACCGGCCATCCGCCGCATCTTCGAAGAGCGTTTTGCCGGCGACCGCATCGAAAGCGGCGGCGAGCTTCTCTCCATCGCCCATGGCCTGGCGCTGATCGGCGAGCGCGACGACATCGACCGCTGGACAGCGATGGCCGCGTGAGTGCTGTGTTCCTCTTCTCCCCAGCGGGGAGAAGGTGCCCGAAGGGCGGATGAGGGGGAGCCAAACACACAGAAACCAGCCGTACCGCCCCCTCATCGTCTCGCTTTGCTCGACACTTCTCCCCGCTGGGGAGAAGAGGGAGAACGCCGCTCTTTCATTGGCACAAATCCATATTGCATCCGCGATGGCCTTCCCTGCCTCCTCAAGCTTCTGTACAAGCAAATCATGATCTCCTGCGACACCATGAGCCCGGCCGAGCTTGCCGCCCTTTTGCATTTTCATGCGGAAGCCGGGGTTGAATGGCTGCTGGAAGACGCGCCCGTCGACCGGTTTGCGGAGTTTACCCAGGCCAAGGCGGCACGCGGCAATGGCGCGCCACAAGCCATGCAGAGGACGCAAGGCTCGGAGCGCAACGATGCGCCGAGCGTTCCTGTTTCGCGTGAAAATGGCAATCGGACCGGCGGCAAGGGGCAATCAGCACCGGCAGTTGTCCCACAAATGGCCATTCCCGACGAGCAGGCCATTGCCGAGGCCCGTTTTGCCGCCGACTCCGCCCGCTCCCTTGACGAACTCAAGAGTGCCATGGAGGCCTTTTCCGGCTGCAACCTGCGCAACAGCGCCCGCAACATGGTGTTTGCCGACGGCAATGCCGCGTCCGGCATCCTGGTGATCGGCCCGGTGCCGAACGGCGACGACGATCGCGAAGGCGTTCCCTTTTCGGGCAAGCAGGGGCAGATGCTGGACCGCATGCTGGGGGCCATCGGGCTCGACAGGGCGTCGGTGCTTTTGACCAATGTCATTCCCTGGCGGCCGCCCGGAAACCGCCCGCCCTCGCCGCGCGAAACCGATATCTGCCGTCCGTTCATCGAACGCCAGATCGCCTTGAGCGAACCGCGCCACCTGTTGATTCTTGGCAATTTCGCCGCCCGATTCTTCTTCGGCGGCAACGAGATGATCCATCACATGCGCGGCGAATGGCGCGATGTAACGGTTGGCAGCACCACCGTGCCGGCGCTCGCCACCCTGCATCCGCAGGACCTCGTTTCGGCCCCGGCCAGCAAGCGGCTGGCCTGGCAGGATCTCCTCGCTTTCCGCGCCCGCATTCGTGGTTAAGAGCGTCTGAACCCGGCACCTGCCTGATTTGTGAACAAAGGATGAAAAAAGCCATGCGCATTGCGCATACCAGCAACGCGAACGCGTTCGTTGCGGAATCGATGGTGCAGTGCAATATAAGAGGACGGGGGGACTGATAAGGAATTGAACTATGACGACCCGTTATCACCCTCTGCATTCGAGCTTCGAGACGCTCCGCCACGCCGGCTCGGCGCTGCGCACGCCGTTCAACAGCTTCGGTTCGGCTGCCAACGAGCAGATGACCGCCGCAGGTTACGGCCACAAGACACGCCCCGCCCAGATTTTTGCGGAATTCGTTCAGCGTTGATATCGAGGCCCGCGCCGTTGCGCGCGCCGTCTTCGACGATGAGCCCCCAATAAAGGTATCCGATCATGACAGCACCTATCCGCTCGCTCCGGGTCCTGCTTGCCGATATCGGCACCGCCGTGCGCGCCTCCGGCGAATATAGCCGTCTGAGCAAGGAAGCTCCGGCTGCCAGTGCCGATCGCCATGCGATCAGCGCCTTTCTGCCGAAGTAAATGACTGGCTGCCGAAGTCAATCACTGGCTTTCCGGCCGCAGCGCGGCCATTTCCCTCTTCTGCGCCAAGCCTTGTCGCAATCGACAGCGTCAGCAAAATTGGATAGAGCGACACTCGTTCTTTGATTCCAACAGCGGCGTGTCGGGCACCGGTTTTCAAGCGCGCAATCCGCTCCAACATTTTTAGCGTTTCTCCTGAGGTTTGCGCAGTGGCAACCGGCAGATCCGCATCCGGAGCCATCATGCTGACAAGCTTCAGATCCGTGATCAGCCTGATGCTCTCGACGCTGCTGATGATGGTCGGGTTCGGGCTGGCGAGCTATGTGCTGCCGGTGCGCTCGGTCGCCGAGGGCTGGTCGACGCTCACCATCTCGCTGATCGCCACCGGCTATACGTTGGGCTTCACCGTCTCCTGCATCATCACCCCGAAATTCGTGCTGCGCGTCGGCCATGTGCGGGTGTTTGCCGCCCTCATCACCCTGCTCAGCATCGCCATCCTGATGTGCGGGCTGGTGGTCGATTGGCGGGCCTGGATCTTCTTTCGCGCCATTTCCGGCTTTGCGATTTCCGGCAGCTATCTGGTCATCGAAAGCTGGCTGAACGAACGGGTCACCAACGAAAACCGCGGCATGCTGTTTTCGCTCTATCTGATCACCACCATGGTCGGCACGATCGGCGGGCAATATCTCGTGCCTCTCGGCGATCCGACCAATTCGTCGCTGTTCATCCTGTGCGGCGTGCTGTTTTCACTGGCACTATTGCCGACGGCACTGTCGTCATCCGCGATGCCCGCGCCACCGGCCCAGGCAAAATTCGATGTGCCGGGGCTTTATAGGCGCTCGCCTGTTGCTGTCGTCGGCGCATTTCTCGCCGGTGCCATGTCCGGTGCCTGGCTCAATCTGGGCGGTGTCTTTACCCAGAAGATCGGCCTTTCCACGGCGGAAGGGGCGACGCTGCTTGCGGCACTTCTCGCCGGCAGCGCCATTTCGCAGATCCCGATCGGACGCACATCCGACCGGATCGACCGGCGCATCGTCATGGTCGGCTGCGGCATTGTCGGCATCGTCTCCTGCCTGGCCATGGTCGCCTTTGTCGGCTCCAGCCCGCTGGTGCTTTATGTCATCGCGGCCTTCGTTGGCTCGGTGCTGTTTCCGATCTACGCGCTGAATGTCGCCCATGCCAATGATCTTGCCCGGCCCAACGAATATGTCGAGGTGTCCTCGGGCATGATGATCACCTATGGCATCGGCACGATTTCCGGACCGCTGATGGTTGGCCCCGTGATGGACCGTTTCGGCCCGCCCTCGCTATTTGTGGTTCTGGCCGTCTATTTTGCGCTCTACGCCGCCTATGCCGCCTGGCGCATCGCCCAGCGCGGCCATAAGGATGGGCTCGTCTCCAAGACGGATTTCCAGGCAAATACCGTGCCGACACCGGGAACCGAGGCGGTCAATGCCATGAACCAGGCAGTGCGGCCGTCCGATCTCATCGAAGACGATACCGCCCCACCGCCTTCTTTATAAGCCGCGGCCGTTCAGCCCTGCGGGGTGATATGCTTGCGTGCGCCCCGGCGCTCAAGACCCAGCTGATGCTCGCGGAAGATGATGAAGATGCCGGCGCCAACGACGATCGCGGTCCCCAGCAGCATGATACCCGTCGGCACCTCGTCGAACAGGAAATAGCCGATCAGCAGGCCGAGCAGGATGGATGTATATTCGAACGGCGCGATCGTCGACATGTCGGCGTAGCGATAGCTCTGCGTGAGAAGGATCTGGGCGACGCCGCCGCAAAATCCGGCCCCCATCAACAGCAGGAACGAATTCATCGGCAGCGGCTCCCAGCCGAACGGCAGCGTCAGCAGCGAAAAGCATGCGGCCGATAGCGAAAAATAGAGCACGATCGTATGCGTCTTTTCCTTGGCGATCAGCTTGCGCACCAGCACCATGGCGATTGCGCCGAGCGCCGCCGACAGGAGAACGGCCAGCGCGCCGAGCGCCTCCTGCGACCCGAACCCGCCGTCCCGCAACAGCGTCACCCGTGGCCAGGTGATGATCATCACGCCGATCAGCCCGATCAGCACCGCCGACCAGCGATAGACGCGCACTGTTTCTTTCAGAAACACGGCCGCAAAGACGACGGCGAGCAACGGCATGGCATAGCCGATCGCAATCGCCTCCGGCAGCGGCAGATGCACCAGGCCGTAAAACCCGAAACTCATCGCCAGAATGCCGATGAACCCGCGCGCCAGATGGCCGGTAATATCCCTTGTGTGGAAGGCCGTGCGCAGATGCCCCTTGAAGGCGAGGTAGCCGAGGATCGGCACCACGGCGAAGGCCGAGCGGTAGAAGGTGATCTGGCCGGTGGCGATCTCCGTTCCCGCCGCCTTGATCAGCGTCGACATGCAGACGAAGACCAGCACGGACATGACCTTGAGGGTGATGCCCTTCATCGGGTGGGGGAAGTCGGAATCCATGCGGGTCGCACTCATAAGACTGAGGGCAGCGGGCCGGACATCATCGGTAACGACAGGCTGCGGGAAAGTCGGCGGCCGGAGAATCCGTCGCCGTGACCGTCTCACCTTAGCGCGCGTTGTCCGAAAGAGAGATCAATTTTCGTGATGGGTGGCGGAAATATTTGATGCACCCGGCGCGATGCCTTAATCTCGGCTGAGGTGATCAAAAAGAGCATTGACCAAGCAATCCTCTCGCCGAAAGAGGGTTGCCGCTTCAAATAGACTGATAGCACGCTGTAAAAATCCGAAACTGTGCCAAAAATACACGCTTGGTTTAAATATTGTTAGGGCAAACTTCGTAAGTGTCTGAACAAGCAAAAATATGGGATGGATCAGCAGGCCCGCCTTAAACGGCAGATGTCAGCGACCGCCTTGCGATCACACCGGAAGCTTCGCATCTCAAGCGCAGCCTCTTCATAGAGACAAAGCCTCACCGCCAGCGTCTGGACGCTGCGGGCGAAGCAAGCGGGACAAACAATGCGGACAGATACGGGCGAGATCATTCATCTGGAAGACTACCGGCCGACGGATTTCGTCCTCGAAAGGGTGGA comes from the Pararhizobium qamdonense genome and includes:
- a CDS encoding L,D-transpeptidase, translated to MSISRRGLLLGFSALLAGCATNGPNHVANYAAIPDEKFPVPAMPLDKIKPELRRQQVAYATKHDAGTIVVDTPARRLYYILGDGQALRYGIGVGRNGYALAGSAYIGRKAEWPTWTPTDNMIRRDPAKNRKYAGGVPGGPNNPLGARAIYLYQGGNDTMFRIHGTTQPWSIGQAMSSGCVRMLNHDVVDLYERATVGGRVVVLQA
- a CDS encoding winged helix-turn-helix transcriptional regulator is translated as MPRVRHKLLTCSPGCPVEGVLHLIDGKWKGVILYHLLDGTMRFNEIRRRLASVTQRMLTKQLRELEADGLVERTVFAVVPPRVDYCLTPRGRSLEPVIMAMKLWGDEHILPPLAV
- a CDS encoding DoxX family protein; amino-acid sequence: MPTLIEPLIASRWFGYLARTALTFMFWASGLAKLIDFKAGVAEMAFFGLEPAPLVTMAVIVTQLGGSALVIANRWTWLGAGALAVFTALTIPIAHTFWTMQEPMKTLEFYVVMEHITVIGALMVAAWKSAPAREPAGTRTGLAGISS
- a CDS encoding diacylglycerol/lipid kinase family protein, translating into MKIKAIFNRDGGTFRTTDMDAYSQKAEEVFRSAGHEIEITVASGDGMAEILEKTARRDDLDAMLAGGGDGTISAAAAVAWKNGMPLGVVPAGTMNLFARALKLPLDIWKVLDVLADGKIVDADIGSADGRAFVHQFSMGLHARMVRYRESYSFASRLGKIRASTRAAVGVMFNPPQFEIEFDVDGVRERREVSAISVSNNHFGPNALMHADDVTGGHLGFYTTPPLKPSGVAKLTFDILRGKFRESTLITEMSATAVNLHFPKARHGTKCVIDGELLPIGRDVALRVHPGELKLLVGAEPG
- a CDS encoding Hsp70 family protein — its product is MAKALGFDFGTTNSVLAASKGETTQSLSFSSRAGTTDSMRTALSFMKHAQLGAAAVSIEAGQAAIQQFIDNPGEARFLQSIKTFAASPLFQGTLIFARRNSFEDLMRAFLTRIADYAGDGWHQDYKRIVVGRPVRFAGASPDEALALERYGRALSTFDFPEVHYVYEPVAAAFYFAQNLKKDATVLVADFGGGTTDYSIIRFESHAGKLTAVPVGHSGVGVAGDHFDFRIIDTVVSPLIGKGSQFKSFDKLLDVPSSYYANFGRWNQLSIFKTLKDFTDLKQLVRSAVEPEKLEAFVDLVDHDEGYPLYQAVSATKMRLSHAEETEFYFQPLGEKSRQTVRRSDFESWIAPDLARIEEALDEVLVTTNTPVDGIDKVFLTGGTSFVPAIRRIFEERFAGDRIESGGELLSIAHGLALIGERDDIDRWTAMAA
- a CDS encoding DMT family transporter, which codes for MDSDFPHPMKGITLKVMSVLVFVCMSTLIKAAGTEIATGQITFYRSAFAVVPILGYLAFKGHLRTAFHTRDITGHLARGFIGILAMSFGFYGLVHLPLPEAIAIGYAMPLLAVVFAAVFLKETVRVYRWSAVLIGLIGVMIITWPRVTLLRDGGFGSQEALGALAVLLSAALGAIAMVLVRKLIAKEKTHTIVLYFSLSAACFSLLTLPFGWEPLPMNSFLLLMGAGFCGGVAQILLTQSYRYADMSTIAPFEYTSILLGLLIGYFLFDEVPTGIMLLGTAIVVGAGIFIIFREHQLGLERRGARKHITPQG
- a CDS encoding uracil-DNA glycosylase, with the translated sequence MISCDTMSPAELAALLHFHAEAGVEWLLEDAPVDRFAEFTQAKAARGNGAPQAMQRTQGSERNDAPSVPVSRENGNRTGGKGQSAPAVVPQMAIPDEQAIAEARFAADSARSLDELKSAMEAFSGCNLRNSARNMVFADGNAASGILVIGPVPNGDDDREGVPFSGKQGQMLDRMLGAIGLDRASVLLTNVIPWRPPGNRPPSPRETDICRPFIERQIALSEPRHLLILGNFAARFFFGGNEMIHHMRGEWRDVTVGSTTVPALATLHPQDLVSAPASKRLAWQDLLAFRARIRG
- a CDS encoding zinc-binding alcohol dehydrogenase family protein, which produces MRAIAYKIPQPISAETSLIDVDLPEPAPEGRDILVEVKAISVNPVDVKIRANAKPEPDQLKVLGWDAAGIVKAVGPGVKLLQPGDAVFYAGAIDRPGANSEFHLVDERIVGKKPETLDFPAAAALPLTSLTAWEALFDRLKVNDPVPGAANAILIIGGAGGVGSIAIQLARTLTNLTVIATASRPETQKWAYDLGAHHVLDHSKPLAHQIDQLALGAPAFVFSTTNTTDHLEDIIQLIAPQGRFGLIDDPKVLDVMPFKRKAVSIHWELMFTRSLFKTKDMEEQNRILTEIARLVDTGKIRSTLTETLGVINAANLKKAHALIETGRTKGKLVLAGF
- a CDS encoding MFS transporter translates to MLTSFRSVISLMLSTLLMMVGFGLASYVLPVRSVAEGWSTLTISLIATGYTLGFTVSCIITPKFVLRVGHVRVFAALITLLSIAILMCGLVVDWRAWIFFRAISGFAISGSYLVIESWLNERVTNENRGMLFSLYLITTMVGTIGGQYLVPLGDPTNSSLFILCGVLFSLALLPTALSSSAMPAPPAQAKFDVPGLYRRSPVAVVGAFLAGAMSGAWLNLGGVFTQKIGLSTAEGATLLAALLAGSAISQIPIGRTSDRIDRRIVMVGCGIVGIVSCLAMVAFVGSSPLVLYVIAAFVGSVLFPIYALNVAHANDLARPNEYVEVSSGMMITYGIGTISGPLMVGPVMDRFGPPSLFVVLAVYFALYAAYAAWRIAQRGHKDGLVSKTDFQANTVPTPGTEAVNAMNQAVRPSDLIEDDTAPPPSL
- a CDS encoding electron transfer flavoprotein-ubiquinone oxidoreductase; the protein is MTETMELPERESMEFDVVIVGAGPAGLAAAIRLKQVNPDLSVVVLEKGAEVGAHILSGAVVDPIGIDRLLPGWRAEEGHPFKTEVKDDQFLLLGPAGSIRLPNFAMPPLMNNHGNYIVSLGLVCRWLAEKAEALGVEIYPGFAATEVLYNEQGAVIGVATGDMGVEKNGEPGPNFARGMELLGKYTLIGEGVRGSLAKQLISKFDLSKDREPQKFGLGIKELWQVKPENHKQGLVQHSFGWPLGMKTGGGSFLYHLEDNLVAVGFVVHLNYKNPYLYPFEEFQRFKTHPAIRGTFEGGKRLTYGARAITEGGYQSVPKLTFPGGALIGCSAGFVNVPRIKGSHNAVLSGMLAAEKLADAMAAGRAHDEVIEIENGWRDSAIGQDLKRVRNVKPLWSKLGTVAGVALGGLDMWTNQLFGFSFFGTLKHGKTDAQALEPASMHKPIAYPRPDGMLTFDRLSSVFLSNTNHEENEPVHLKVKDMALQKSSELDVYAGPSTRYCPAGVYEWVEKDGEDVFVINAQNCVHCKTCDIKDPNQNINWVPPQGGEGPVYPNM